In Nicotiana tabacum cultivar K326 chromosome 17, ASM71507v2, whole genome shotgun sequence, one DNA window encodes the following:
- the LOC107790974 gene encoding uncharacterized protein LOC107790974 yields the protein MAGVELLPKEYGYVILVLVFYCFLNFWMSFQVGKARKKYKVSYPTMYAIEAENKNAKLFNCVQRGHQNSLEMMPMFFMLMIVGGIRHPLICASLGAVYIVCRFFYFTGYSTGDPQNRLTIGKYNFLAIMGLMICSISCGVNLLMS from the exons ATGGCCGGAGTTGAATTGCTCCCCAAAGAATATGGATACGTAATTCTTGTTCTTGTTTTCTACTGTTTCCTCAACTTCTGGATGTCATTTCAAGTCGGCAAAGCTCGCAAAAA GTACAAGGTTTCTTATCCAACAATGTATGCAATTGAAGCTGAAAATAAGAATGCTAAGCTCTTTAATTGTGTTCAG AGGGGTCATCAGAATTCATTAGAAATGATGCCAATGTTTTTCATGCTGATGATTGTTGGAGGAATTAGGCACCCCTTGATTTGTGCATCACTTGGAGCTGTTTATATTGTATGTCGCTTTTTCTACTTCACTGGCTATTCTACTGGTGATCCCCAAAATCGTCTTACTATTGG GAAGTATAATTTCTTGGCAATAATGGGGCTGATGATATGCTCAATATCTTGTGGAGTTAATCTCCTTATGTCCTAA
- the LOC107790976 gene encoding uncharacterized protein LOC107790976 → MEAAKRKRNSAEYEDDEYETFRPPPPSSAASNGGIDLSLLEALEKSQQNPVEALDLKTVKKFVLSFERRLKENIAARLKYPDQPEKFADSEVELHEEIEKLKIVAGGPEFYPELVNLGTVASITSLLNHENTDIAIDVVGLLQGLTDEDVLEDNDEPAQVLVDALVENNALELLVQLLGKLSDSDPDESAAIYSILATIENFIEVKTSVAELVCERTKLMKWLLTRIKVREFDGNKQYASEILAILLQSSTGNQKRLGQLNGVDALLQAVAMYKSKDPKSPDEEEMVENLFDALCCLLMPLENKERFVKSEGVELMIIIMNQKKMCYGSAIRALDFAMTNYPPACERFVDVMGLKTAFPAFMGKIPLSKKNKKRYKEELEERLVSLVASLFGGILRGSRRDRLLSKFVENECEKIDRLMELYMRYSNRVKLEAERFDQLELDDLMDEDEKYNRKLGAGLYTLQLIAVILGHLWTSEHPRIRARIELLLKQQKLTKQDVKDILQEYHDNIGDLEGPEEKERAQSKIQRFISAF, encoded by the exons ATGGAAGCAGCAAAACGCaagcgaaactctgccgaatatGAAGATGATGAATATGAAACCTTCAGACCGCCGCCGCCATCCTCCGCCGCGTCAAACGGCGGCATTGACCTATCACTACTCGAAGCCCTAGAAAAATCTCAACAAAACCCCGTGGAAGCTCTCGATCTCAAAACAGTGAAAAAATTCGTCCTTTCATTCGAACGACGTCTTAAGGAAAATATTGCTGCCCGTCTCAAGTACCCGGACCAACCCGAGAAGTTCGCGGATTCCGAAGTCGAGCTCCATGAAGAAATCGAAAAGCTTAAAATCGTCGCCGGAGGCCCAGAGTTTTACCCGGAACTTGTCAATCTCGGCACCGTTGCTTCAATCACCAGCCTCCTCAATCACGAAAACACGGATATCGCTATTGACGTTGTCGGCTTATTACAAGGCCTAACTGATGAGGATGTTCTCGAGGACAACGACGAGCCGGCGCAAGTCTTAGTTGATGCATTGGTCGAGAACAATGCATTAGAATTACTCGTTCAGCTTCTAGGAAAATTATCCGATTCCGATCCCGACGAGTCCGCCGCCATTTACAGTATACTCGCGACTATTGAGAATTTCATCGAAGTGAAAACCTCGGTGGCTGAGCTCGTATGCGAAAGGACGAAGTTAATGAAGTGGTTATTGACAAGGATAAAAGTTAGAGAATTTGATGGAAACAAGCAGTATGCATCGGAAATTTTGGCGATTCTGCTGCAGAGCAGCACGGGGAATCAGAAGAGATTAGGGCAATTGAACGGTGTGGATGCATTGTTACAAGCTGTGGCAATGTATAAATCAAAGGACCCTAAGTCGCCAGATGAGGAGGAGATGGTGGAGAACTTGTTTGACGCGTTGTGCTGTTTGTTAATGCCGTTGGAGAATAAGGAGAGGTTTGTGAAATCTGAAGGAGTAGAATTGATGATCATTATAATGAATCAGAAGAAAATGTGTTATGGGTCGGCTATAAGGGCTTTAGATTTTGCTATGACTAATTATCCTCCAGCATGTGAGAGGTTTGTGGATGTAATGGGGTTAAAGACTGCTTTTCCAGCTTTCATGGGTAAG ATACCTCTGAGCAAAAAGAACAAGAAACGCTACAAAGAAGAACTGGAAGAGCGTCTTGTATCACTAGTTGCTTCCTTATTTG GAGGAATCTTGAGAGGTTCTAGAAGGGATAGATTGTTAAGTAAGTTTGTGGAGAACGAGTGCGAAAAAATTGACAGGCTTATGGAACTCTACATGAG ATATTCCAATAGAGTGAAACTTGAGGCTGAACGGTTTGACCAGCTAGAACTTGatgatttg ATGGATGAAGATGAGAAGTACAATAGGAAGTTAGGAGCTGGACTTTACACTCTTCAG TTGATAGCTGTTATCCTGGGTCATCTTTGGACCTCTGA GCATCCTCGTATCAGAGCAAGGATTGAACTTTTGCTAAAGCAACAAAAGCTGACTAAGCAAGACGTAAAAGATATACTTCAG GAATATCATGACAACATAGGAGATCTGGAAGGGCCAGAAGAGAAGGAGAGGGCACAATCCAAGATTCAAAGGTTCATCTCGGCCTTTTGA